The genomic region GTCGCTCTACAGCGGCACCGTCTTCCACCGCGTCATCCCGAACTTCATGATCCAGGGAGGGGACCCGCTCGGCATGGGCGTGGGGAGCCCCGGCTACACCTTCCAGGACGAGCTCAAGGCCGGCGAGAAGCCGTTCGACAAGCCCTGCCAGCTCGCGATGGCCAACAGCGGTCCCAACACCAACGGCTCGCAGTTCTTCATCACCGAGGCCCCGGCGCCGCACCTCAACCCGCAGCCCTGCGGCAGCCCGTCGGGGCTGTGCGGCTACACGCACTTCGGCGAGGGCGTCTGCGGGTGCGACCTCGTGGGCAAGATCGCGCGCGCCGGCAACTCCAAGACCAAGCTCGAGAAGGTCGTCATCACCAGCACCCGGCCCACCTGCAAGTGAGCCGCGCCACGCCGTAACAGGGAGAAGCCAATGGCCGAGGAAACGTACGCGACGTTCACCACCTCGATGGGCGACATCGTCGTGAAGCTCCTTCCCGAGAAGGCGCCCAAGACCGTGGAGAACTTCGTCGGCCTCGCGGAGGGCACGAAGGAGTGGAAGGATCCGTCGAGCGGCCAGACGGTGAAGCGGCCGCTCTACGACGGGACCGTGTTCCACCGCGTGATCCCCGAGTTCATGATCCAGGGGGGCGATCCGATGGGCACCGGCTTCGGCGGCCCCGGCTTCCGCTTCGCCGACGAGATCGACGCCTCGAACCGCTTCGACAAGCCGGGCCTCCTCGCGATGGCGAACGCCGGGCCGAACACCAACGGCTCGCAGTTCTTCATCACCGAGGTCCCGACGCCGCACCTCAACCGCGGCCACACCATCTTCGGCGAGGTGGTGAAGGGCTTCGACCTCGTCCCCCGCATCGCCCAGGCGGGCAACGCCAAGGTGAAGCTGGAGAAGGTCACCATCACCCGCGGCAAGGCTCCCTGAGTGGGCAAGAAGAACCCTCCGAAGACCTCGAAGTCCCCGAAGCCGGCCAAGGCTCCCAGGGCCGCGAAGAAGCTCCGCGCCGGCTTCGTCGCCATCGTCGGCCGGCCCAACGTCGGCAAGTCCACCCTCCTCAACCGCGTGCTCGGGGAGAAGGTGGCGATCGTGTCGCCGCGCCCGCAGACCACGCGGACGCGCATCCTCGGCGTCCACACCGCGCCCGGGCTCCAGGTCGCCTTCTTCGACACGCCCGGGCTGCACCGGGCCAAGGGCACGCTCAACGCCCGGATGGTCGAGACGGCGCTCACCACGCTCTCGGAGGTGGACACCGTGCTCGTGCTGGTCGAGTCGGGCACGGGGCCGAACGGGCGCGTCGAGGTCGGGGAGGCCACCTCCTGGGTGATCGACCAGGCGAAGCGGAGCCGGAAGCCGCTCGTGCTGGGCGTCAGCAAGGCGGACCGCGGGCCGAAGGAGCTCCTGCTCCCGGTCATCGCCGCGTACCAGGGGCTCGCGCCGTGGGCCGACGTGGTCCCGTTCTCGTCCTTCAGCGGCGAGAACGTGGACGCGCTGCTCGAGGCGCTGGCGCGGACGCTGCCGGAGTCGGACGCGCTCCTCTTCCCGGAGGACATGCTCACCGACCAGGCGGAGCGGCAGCTCGCGGCGGAGTACGTGCGCGAGCAGGTGATGCTCCAGACGCGCCAGGAGCTCCCCTACGCCGTGGCCGTCGAGGTCGAGGAGTTCGACGAGTCGGAGCGGGGGGAGGGGAGGAGCGGGCTGGTGCGCATCTCGGCGCTGCTCTTCGTCGAGCGCGACAGCCAGAAGGCGATCCTGATCGGCAAGAAGGGCGACATGCTGAAGTCGATCGGGACCCGGGCGCGCGAGGGGCTGGAGCGGCTGCTCGGCTGCAAGGTGTTCCTGAAGCTCACCGTGAAGGTGGAGGAGCGCTGGAGCGAGCGCGCCGCCTCGCTCCAGAAGCTGGGCCTGTAGGTCATGACCGAGATCCTCGCGGCCGCGCGCCCGCTGATCGCCCTCGTGGGCCGCCCCAACGTGGGCAAGTCCACGCTCTTCAACCGGATCGCCGGCCGCCGGATGGCCATCGTCGAGGACGAGCCGGGCGTCACCCGCGACCGCAACTACGCCGACTGCGAGTGGGACCACCGGGCCATCTCGGTGGTGGACACCGGCGGCTTCGAGCCGGGCGCGCCCGCGGAGCACGCGCCGGACCGGCTCATGCGCCAGGTGCGCGAGCAGGCGCAGCTCGCCGTGGACGAGGCCGCCGCGGTGGTGCTGGTCGTGGACGGGCGCGCCGGGCTCACCGAGGTGGACCGGTCGGTGGCGGGCCTGCTGCGGCGGGCCGGCAAGCGGCTCTTCGTGGCGGTCAACAAGATGGACAGCGGCGGCACCGAGGCGGAGGCGCCGCTCTCCGACTTCTACGAGCTCGGGTTCGGGGAGGTCTTCCCGGTCTCCGCCGAGCACGACCGCGGCGTGGGCGAGCTGCTCGACGCCATCGTGGCCGAGCTGCAGGTCCCGCGCACGCCGGCGCCGGAGGAGCTCACGCCCCTCGACGAGCGCGAGGAGGGAGAGGAGGGCGAGGAGGGCGGTCGCGCCCCGGATCCCGACGCGCCCATCCGGCTCGCCATCATCGGCCGCCCGAACGTCGGCAAGAGCACCTTCGTGAACGCGCTGCTCGGCGAGCAGCGGTTCGTGGTCTCCGCCGTGGCCGGCACCACCCGCGACTCCATCGACAGCGAGATCACCTACAAGGATCGGAAGTTCGTGGTCACCGACACCGCCGGCATCCGGCGCAAGCGGTCGATCGCGCAGAAGGTGGAGCTGTACTCGGTGGTCCGCGCCATGCGCTCCATCGACGAGGCGGAGGTGGTCGCCTGCCTGCTCGACGCCAGCGAGGCGGGCGTGGAGCAGGACGCCCGCCTGCTCGGCCTGGTGGCCGAGAAGAGCAAGGTGCTCATCTGCGTCGTCAACAAGTGGGACCTCGCGGAGGCCGAGGAGGCGACGCAGGCCTGGTACCGCAAGGAGCTCGCGAAGCGGCTGCCGTTCATCTCCTTCGCGCCGATGATCTTCACCTCCGCGAAGACCGGGAAGAACGTGGCCAAGGTGCTCGACACCGCGGCGCGCCTGGTGCAGCAGTCGCGGGCGCGGTTCCCGACGCCCGCCCTGAACGACCTCCTCGAGAACGTGCAGCGGGCCCACCCGGCGCCGCTGGCGCGCGGCAAGCCGGTCAAGCTGTACTACATGGCCCAGGTCGGCTACGCCCCGCCGACCTTCGCCATCCAGTGCAACCGTCCCGAGGCGATCTCGGGGGATTACAAGCGCTTCCTCGAGAACCGGATGCGCGAGGCGTTCGGCCTCGAGGTGCCCATCCGCTTCCTCTTCAAGGAGCGGCGCCGGGCGCGCCGCCGCGGGAAGCCTTCCGCTTGACGGTGCGGTTCGACCCGCCTAATTTGGGCGCGATTTTTCCTCAACTTTTCCGAGAGGCAGCATGTCCAAGACCGAGGTCATCACCCGCAAGGAGATGAAGGGGCCGGACAAGTTCCAGGTCGCGGCCGGCGAGGCGGCGGGCTGGGCCAGGTCCCACGAGAAGCAGATCGTGGCGGGCGTCGTGGGCGCCCTCGTGGTCGTGGGCGTCATCCTCGGCATCGGGCAGTACCTCCACGGGCGCGAGCTCAAGGCCGGCGCGCTGCTCTACCGCGCGCTCGACGCCGCCGACGGCGAGATCTCGACCGTCCCGCTCCCGGGCGTGCAGAAGCCGCTCTTCAAGAGCGAGTCCGAGAGGCAGCAGGCGGTGCTCGCCGCGGCCGAGGACGTCCGCAAGCAGTACCCGTCGAGCGACGCCGCCCGCACCGCGGCGCTGCTCGCGGCCGACGCGCAGCTCCGGCTCGGGAAGCCGGACGAGTCGATCGCCACCTACCGGGCCTGGCTCGACGCGGCCGGCAAGGGCGACGCGCTGCGCTTCGCCGCGCTCGAGGGGCTCGCCGCCGCGCACGAGGCCAAGAACGACCTCGACGCCGCCGCCAAGGACTACGAGCAGCTCGGCCGCGAGGTGACGTTCTACAAGGATCGCGCCGCGCTCGAGCGGGCCCGCGTGCTCGCCAAGGCCGGCAAGGCCGACGAGGCGAAGAAGATCCTCGCCACCTTCGCCGACGACTTCAAGGAGTCGCCGCTCAAGACCGAGGCGCAGGAGCGGCTCGCCAGGCTGGGCGGCAAGTAGATGAACGCCGCCAGCGTCGCGCTCGCCCTGGCCCTCTCGCAGGCGCCGGGCGCGGGCGCCCGGCTCGCGCCGGCCCCCATCCAGCTCTGGCAGGTCGCCTGGACCCGCCCGCTCGTCCCCCCCGGACTGCTCGAGTACAAGCCCCGTGAGCCGGGTGGCCCGGCCATCGACCCGCAGCGCGGGAACGTGGTCGTGGGCGCCCGCGACGGCATCCTGCGCGCGCTCTCCGACAAGGGGAAGGTGCTCTGGGAGCTCAAGACCGGCGGGCCGTTCGACGCGGCGCCGCGGGTCGAGGGCGACACCGTCTACGCCCCGTGCGACGACGGGAAGCTCTACGCCGTCGAGGCGGGCACCGGGAAGGTGCGCTGGAGCTACGACGCACAGGAGCCGCTCGGGAGCACGCCGGTCCTCGCGAAGGGGCTGGTCTACGTGACCAGCCAGCAGGACACCCTGTTCGCGCTCGACGCCGCGACCGGCGCCTTCAAGTGGCACCACCGCCGCGAGGGCAAGGAGGGCTTCACCATCCACGGCGCCAGCGGCGCGGCGGTGGCGGGCGGCGTGGCCTACGCCGGCTACTCGGACGGCTTCGTGGCGGCGCTCGACGCGGCCACCGGCGCGGTCAAGTGGGAGCGGCGCGTCGCCCCGGCGGGCGACTTCCTCGACGTGGACTCGACCCCGCAGGTGGACGAGGGCCGGGTGTACGTGACCGCCTTCTCCGGCGCGGTGTACGGCCTCGAGGCCGAGACCGGGAACGCCGCCTGGGAGACGAAGCTCCCCGGGCCGACGCGGCTCTCCCTGCTGCAGGGCCGGCTCGTCGCCGTCACCACCACCCGCGTGGTCGCGCTCTCGCCGCGGGACGGCAAGGTCTACTGGAACGCGCCGCTCGACGGCATGGTCGGCGGCGACCCGGTGATGGCGGCCGGGGCGGTGGTGGTCCCGGCCGGCACCGGTCTGCGCTGGCTCGATCCGGCGACCGGGCGGCTCGTGAAGATCTTCGATCCGGGCACGGGCGTCACCGCCAGCCCGGCGGTCCGGGCCGGCCGGGCCTACGTGATCTCGAACGCCGGGGAGCTGGTCGCGCTGGACCTGAGATGAGGTCGGTGCGGGTGGTCGCGGCGGTGATCCGGCGCGGGGGCAGGGTGCTCGTCACCCGCCGCTTCCCGGGCGGGCCGCGCGGCGGCCAGTGGGAGTTCCCCGGCGGCAAGGTGGAGCCGGGGGAGCCCGAGCCCGACGCCCTGCGCCGGGAGATCTCCGAGGAGCTCGCCTGCGAGGTCGCGGTGGGGGAGCTGCTCTGCCGGGCGCGCCACCGCTACCCCGATCTCGAGGTCGAGCTCGCCTTCTACGACTGCGCGCTCGCAGCCGGCGCCGAGCCGCGCTGCCTCGGCGCCGACGCCCTCGAGTGGAGCGGCCCGGACGCGCTCCCGACCTACGACTTCTGCGAGGCGGACCTGCCGGCGCTCCCGGTCATCGCGGCGCGCCTGCGCGCGACGTAGGCGCCGCCGAGGCGGCCTGACCCGGTGACCGCGGCGCCTTCCCAGGCGGCAGCGGGCGCGGGCGAGCCGCCAGGCGCCCCCGATGTCTCGGCCCGGTCGCCCCGGCCGCTACCGGTGCCGCCGGTGACCGCGCTTCGACGGCTTGGCCGCGGCGGGCGCCGCCGGCTTCGTCCCGGTGGTCCGCAGGGCCACCGCAGCCGGCGCGTAGACGCGCCCCTGCGCGTCCCGCAGCTCCTTCCCTCCGGCGGTCTCGACCTTGAGCGTGTAGCGCGACCCGGGCCGCAGCGGCTCGCGGGGCGAGACGCGGAAGAGCGCCTCCTGGCCGAGCTCGGTCGTCCCGGTGGAGGGGACCATGTCGCCCTTCTCGTCGAGGAGCACCGCGTGGGCGTCCACCAGGGCGGCGCCGGCGGCGAGCCGGAACGTGCTGCGCGGCTCGACGGCGGTCGGCTCCGCGCCGGGCCCGAGGGGTACCTCGGTCGCGCCCTCCACGGCGAAGGCCTGGACGGGCAGGGGGAGCGGGCCGGCGGGGGTCGGGGTGGGGGCGGGCTGCGCGGCCGGGGTGGCCGTCCCGGCGCCCGGGGCTGCGGGAGCGGCGCTGGAGGCCTCGGCCGTCGCCGTCGCGGCAGGCGTGGCCGGCGCTTGCGGCGCAGGAGCTGCCTGGTCGGGGTCGTGCCGGCGGCAGGCGAGCGCGGCGAGGGCGGCCAGGAGGGCGAGGCGGCGGAGCATCCGGCGAAAGTATCAGAGGCGGCGGGGCCGGACAGCAATTCGCCGCGAGGAATCCGGCGCGGCCCGCCCGGTCGGGTCGGCGCCGTCGCGTGACCCCGGTGCGGCGGGCCTGCCGGGAGGTCGCTCGATGGCCATGCTTCGCGCGGCGCGCCGGCCCGAGGTGGCCGGCGGCGGGAGGTGTCTTCATGGCTCGACTGTCGTGGTGGGCTGCCGTGGGAGCGCTGGTCGTGGGGGGCGCGGCGGGGGCCGCGGAGCCGGGGTCGGCGCAGGTCCACGTGCGGGGCGACGTGGTGTCGCTCCAGGGGGGCGCGCTCCAGCTCCGGACGCGCTCGGGCGACCTCGTCGCGCTGCAGCTCCCCGAGAACGCCAAGGTGGCGCTGGTGTCGAAGGGCGACCCGAAGCTCCTGCGCAGCGGCGCCTTCGTCGGCACCGCGGCGGTGCCCGAGCCCGACGGCCGCTTGCGGGCGCTCGAGGTGCACGTGTTCCCGAGCTCGATGCGCGGCAC from Anaeromyxobacter paludicola harbors:
- a CDS encoding peptidylprolyl isomerase; the encoded protein is MKKTLLALAAVAALAPAAAHAAKKGKAPAQKEQYAVFETTAGKIGVKLLPQEAPVAVKNFVELAQGKKEWTDPRTGEKTRKSLYSGTVFHRVIPNFMIQGGDPLGMGVGSPGYTFQDELKAGEKPFDKPCQLAMANSGPNTNGSQFFITEAPAPHLNPQPCGSPSGLCGYTHFGEGVCGCDLVGKIARAGNSKTKLEKVVITSTRPTCK
- a CDS encoding peptidylprolyl isomerase, encoding MAEETYATFTTSMGDIVVKLLPEKAPKTVENFVGLAEGTKEWKDPSSGQTVKRPLYDGTVFHRVIPEFMIQGGDPMGTGFGGPGFRFADEIDASNRFDKPGLLAMANAGPNTNGSQFFITEVPTPHLNRGHTIFGEVVKGFDLVPRIAQAGNAKVKLEKVTITRGKAP
- the era gene encoding GTPase Era; translated protein: MGKKNPPKTSKSPKPAKAPRAAKKLRAGFVAIVGRPNVGKSTLLNRVLGEKVAIVSPRPQTTRTRILGVHTAPGLQVAFFDTPGLHRAKGTLNARMVETALTTLSEVDTVLVLVESGTGPNGRVEVGEATSWVIDQAKRSRKPLVLGVSKADRGPKELLLPVIAAYQGLAPWADVVPFSSFSGENVDALLEALARTLPESDALLFPEDMLTDQAERQLAAEYVREQVMLQTRQELPYAVAVEVEEFDESERGEGRSGLVRISALLFVERDSQKAILIGKKGDMLKSIGTRAREGLERLLGCKVFLKLTVKVEERWSERAASLQKLGL
- the der gene encoding ribosome biogenesis GTPase Der is translated as MTEILAAARPLIALVGRPNVGKSTLFNRIAGRRMAIVEDEPGVTRDRNYADCEWDHRAISVVDTGGFEPGAPAEHAPDRLMRQVREQAQLAVDEAAAVVLVVDGRAGLTEVDRSVAGLLRRAGKRLFVAVNKMDSGGTEAEAPLSDFYELGFGEVFPVSAEHDRGVGELLDAIVAELQVPRTPAPEELTPLDEREEGEEGEEGGRAPDPDAPIRLAIIGRPNVGKSTFVNALLGEQRFVVSAVAGTTRDSIDSEITYKDRKFVVTDTAGIRRKRSIAQKVELYSVVRAMRSIDEAEVVACLLDASEAGVEQDARLLGLVAEKSKVLICVVNKWDLAEAEEATQAWYRKELAKRLPFISFAPMIFTSAKTGKNVAKVLDTAARLVQQSRARFPTPALNDLLENVQRAHPAPLARGKPVKLYYMAQVGYAPPTFAIQCNRPEAISGDYKRFLENRMREAFGLEVPIRFLFKERRRARRRGKPSA
- a CDS encoding tetratricopeptide repeat protein, which gives rise to MSKTEVITRKEMKGPDKFQVAAGEAAGWARSHEKQIVAGVVGALVVVGVILGIGQYLHGRELKAGALLYRALDAADGEISTVPLPGVQKPLFKSESERQQAVLAAAEDVRKQYPSSDAARTAALLAADAQLRLGKPDESIATYRAWLDAAGKGDALRFAALEGLAAAHEAKNDLDAAAKDYEQLGREVTFYKDRAALERARVLAKAGKADEAKKILATFADDFKESPLKTEAQERLARLGGK
- a CDS encoding outer membrane protein assembly factor BamB family protein, which gives rise to MNAASVALALALSQAPGAGARLAPAPIQLWQVAWTRPLVPPGLLEYKPREPGGPAIDPQRGNVVVGARDGILRALSDKGKVLWELKTGGPFDAAPRVEGDTVYAPCDDGKLYAVEAGTGKVRWSYDAQEPLGSTPVLAKGLVYVTSQQDTLFALDAATGAFKWHHRREGKEGFTIHGASGAAVAGGVAYAGYSDGFVAALDAATGAVKWERRVAPAGDFLDVDSTPQVDEGRVYVTAFSGAVYGLEAETGNAAWETKLPGPTRLSLLQGRLVAVTTTRVVALSPRDGKVYWNAPLDGMVGGDPVMAAGAVVVPAGTGLRWLDPATGRLVKIFDPGTGVTASPAVRAGRAYVISNAGELVALDLR
- a CDS encoding (deoxy)nucleoside triphosphate pyrophosphohydrolase yields the protein MRSVRVVAAVIRRGGRVLVTRRFPGGPRGGQWEFPGGKVEPGEPEPDALRREISEELACEVAVGELLCRARHRYPDLEVELAFYDCALAAGAEPRCLGADALEWSGPDALPTYDFCEADLPALPVIAARLRAT